The following are encoded in a window of Kitasatospora sp. NBC_01250 genomic DNA:
- a CDS encoding metal ABC transporter solute-binding protein, Zn/Mn family has protein sequence MSTAIPGAGLRRAVTAVALGAIAAAVLVATGGCSTASRAAAPGSGGARVIQVVAAENFWGSIASQLGGTHVKVASLISNPDTDPHAYEPTTADGRAVSVADYVISNGIGYDTWAGKLLSANPMPHRTALTVGTLLGRKAGDNPHQWYSADSVHQVVDRITADYQKMDPADAAYFDAQRQTFLNRTLAPYDQLETAIRTTYAGTPIGASESIVTPLAESLGLKLLTPASFLDAESEGSDPTAADKAAIDHQIAARQIKVYVFNTQNSDPDVMAQVSAAKAQGIPVAQVTETLAPANDSFQDWQVQQLQGIEHALEQATGK, from the coding sequence ATGAGCACCGCCATACCCGGCGCCGGTCTGCGGCGAGCCGTCACCGCGGTCGCCCTCGGCGCGATCGCGGCCGCGGTGCTCGTCGCGACCGGCGGGTGCTCGACGGCCTCCAGGGCCGCCGCTCCGGGGTCCGGCGGTGCGCGGGTGATCCAGGTGGTGGCCGCGGAGAACTTCTGGGGCAGCATCGCGAGCCAACTCGGCGGCACCCACGTCAAGGTGGCCAGCCTCATCAGCAACCCGGACACCGACCCGCACGCCTACGAGCCCACCACGGCCGACGGCCGCGCCGTGTCGGTCGCCGACTACGTCATCAGCAACGGGATCGGCTACGACACCTGGGCGGGCAAGCTGCTGAGCGCCAACCCGATGCCGCACCGCACCGCCCTGACCGTCGGCACCCTGCTGGGCAGGAAGGCCGGCGACAACCCGCACCAGTGGTACTCGGCGGACAGCGTGCACCAGGTGGTCGACCGGATCACCGCCGACTACCAGAAGATGGACCCGGCCGACGCGGCCTACTTCGACGCCCAGCGGCAGACCTTCCTGAACCGGACGCTGGCCCCGTACGACCAGCTGGAGACCGCGATCAGGACGACGTACGCGGGCACCCCGATCGGCGCCTCGGAGTCGATCGTGACCCCGCTGGCCGAGAGCCTCGGGCTCAAGCTGCTCACCCCCGCGTCCTTCCTGGACGCGGAGAGCGAGGGCAGCGACCCGACCGCCGCCGACAAGGCCGCCATCGACCACCAGATCGCCGCCAGGCAGATCAAGGTGTACGTCTTCAACACCCAGAACTCCGACCCGGACGTGATGGCCCAGGTGAGCGCCGCCAAGGCGCAGGGCATCCCGGTCGCCCAGGTCACCGAGACCCTCGCGCCCGCGAACGACAGCTTCCAGGACTGGCAGGTCCAGCAGCTGCAGGGCATCGAGCACGCACTGGAGCAGGCGACCGGCAAATGA
- a CDS encoding S53 family peptidase encodes MRRTTLSRATTSALGTLALLATTALTGAAPASAAFSAALGSPARPLPAAVGHRLVAGEYASPLTPSQCQAQLQSLCYGATQLEQAYNEHPLFDRGINGAGRTIVIVDSYGSPTIQHDLDVYSKQFGIPSTNVQVVKWGSVPTFDPTDSDMTGWAEETTIDVDMAHAMAPGAKIVLVETGVSENEGTTGLPEMMDAEQSLIDKGVGDVVSQSFGATESTFPGFDKGDYSSLLNLRYAFKDAAAHGVTVLASSGDNGVTDSESDGSTLYPYPVTSWPPSDPLVTAVGGTSVHLDDQGERQSPDTVWDSPATDDGASGGGKSKVFNRPSFQLGVAGVVGGSRGVPDISMVGDPKTGVWTYNSFGPQDNGWELWGGTSVACPVFSGVVALADQYAGHRLGNLNSGLYALGGLQQLGAPGTGITDVTGGSNTYNGVPGFPATKGYDLATGWGTVNAAQFVPAIAALG; translated from the coding sequence ATGCGACGCACCACCCTCAGCCGGGCCACCACCTCCGCGCTCGGGACCCTCGCCCTGCTCGCCACCACCGCATTGACCGGCGCCGCTCCGGCGAGCGCCGCGTTCAGCGCGGCCCTCGGCAGCCCGGCCAGGCCCCTGCCGGCGGCCGTCGGACACCGGCTGGTGGCCGGGGAGTACGCCTCCCCGCTGACGCCGAGCCAGTGCCAGGCCCAGCTCCAGTCCCTCTGCTACGGCGCCACCCAGCTCGAACAGGCCTACAACGAGCACCCGTTGTTCGACCGGGGCATCAACGGCGCCGGGCGCACCATCGTGATCGTCGACTCCTACGGCTCGCCCACGATCCAGCACGACCTGGACGTCTACAGCAAGCAGTTCGGCATACCCAGCACCAACGTGCAGGTGGTCAAGTGGGGTTCGGTGCCGACCTTCGACCCGACCGACTCGGACATGACCGGCTGGGCCGAGGAGACCACCATCGACGTCGACATGGCGCACGCGATGGCGCCCGGCGCGAAGATCGTGCTGGTCGAGACGGGCGTGTCGGAGAACGAGGGCACCACCGGCCTGCCCGAGATGATGGACGCCGAGCAGTCGCTGATCGACAAGGGCGTCGGCGACGTCGTCTCGCAGAGCTTCGGTGCCACCGAGAGCACCTTCCCCGGCTTCGACAAGGGCGACTACTCCAGCCTGCTGAACCTCCGCTACGCCTTCAAGGACGCGGCGGCGCACGGGGTGACCGTGCTGGCCTCCTCCGGCGACAACGGCGTGACCGACTCCGAGTCGGACGGCAGCACCCTCTACCCCTACCCGGTGACCTCCTGGCCCCCCTCCGACCCGCTGGTCACCGCGGTCGGCGGCACCTCGGTCCACCTGGACGACCAGGGCGAGCGGCAGAGCCCCGACACCGTCTGGGACTCCCCCGCCACCGACGACGGGGCCTCGGGCGGCGGCAAGTCCAAGGTCTTCAACCGGCCCTCGTTCCAGCTCGGGGTGGCGGGCGTGGTGGGCGGCTCGCGCGGCGTGCCGGACATCAGCATGGTCGGCGACCCGAAGACCGGGGTCTGGACGTACAACAGCTTCGGGCCGCAGGACAACGGCTGGGAGCTGTGGGGCGGCACCAGTGTGGCCTGCCCGGTCTTCTCGGGCGTGGTGGCGCTGGCCGACCAGTACGCCGGACACCGGCTGGGCAACCTGAACAGCGGCCTGTACGCGCTGGGCGGGCTGCAGCAGCTGGGCGCCCCCGGGACCGGGATCACCGACGTGACGGGCGGCTCCAACACCTACAACGGCGTGCCCGGCTTCCCCGCGACCAAGGGCTACGACCTGGCGACCGGTTGGGGCACGGTGAACGCGGCGCAGTTCGTGCCGGCGATCGCGGCACTGGGCTGA
- a CDS encoding class II aldolase/adducin family protein produces the protein MSNPAVSAPAALAALLGPAPDGGTLPMPPSFDSVEAERQYRKEQLAAGFRLFGRFGFSEGVAGHITVRDPENPQWFWVNPFGMAFTMIKASDLILVDHEGRLLHGNRPVNRAAFVIHSQVHAARPDAVAAAHSHSLHGKAFSSLGIPLDPITQDACAFFEDHAVYRDYRGVVDEVDEGQRIAAALGDCKAVILQNHGLLTVGQSVAEAVWWFVTMERSCQAQLLAMAAGTPKLIDRETALITRGQLGSSLAGWFQARPLWDQITASDPDLFD, from the coding sequence GTGAGCAACCCCGCCGTCAGTGCCCCCGCCGCGCTCGCCGCCCTGCTGGGGCCGGCCCCGGACGGGGGCACGCTGCCGATGCCGCCGAGCTTCGACTCGGTCGAGGCCGAACGCCAGTACCGCAAGGAGCAACTGGCCGCGGGATTCCGGCTGTTCGGCAGGTTCGGCTTCTCCGAGGGGGTGGCCGGGCACATCACGGTGCGCGATCCGGAGAACCCGCAGTGGTTCTGGGTCAACCCGTTCGGCATGGCCTTCACGATGATCAAGGCCTCGGACCTGATCCTGGTCGACCACGAGGGCCGACTGCTGCACGGCAACCGGCCGGTGAACCGGGCGGCGTTCGTCATCCACTCCCAGGTGCACGCGGCCCGCCCGGACGCGGTGGCCGCCGCGCACTCGCACTCGCTGCACGGCAAGGCGTTCTCCAGCCTCGGCATCCCGCTGGACCCGATCACCCAGGACGCCTGCGCGTTCTTCGAGGACCACGCGGTGTACCGGGACTACCGGGGCGTGGTCGACGAGGTCGACGAGGGGCAGCGGATCGCCGCCGCCCTCGGCGACTGCAAGGCGGTCATCCTGCAGAACCACGGGCTGCTGACGGTGGGGCAGTCGGTAGCCGAGGCGGTGTGGTGGTTCGTCACCATGGAGCGCTCCTGCCAGGCGCAGCTGCTGGCGATGGCCGCGGGCACCCCGAAGCTGATCGACCGGGAGACGGCGCTGATCACCCGGGGGCAGCTGGGCTCGTCGCTGGCCGGCTGGTTCCAGGCCCGCCCGCTGTGGGACCAGATCACCGCCTCCGACCCGGACCTCTTCGACTGA